In [Mycobacterium] stephanolepidis, the genomic window CGAGCGGTTTGACAACATGGGCAAGTGACCAGCATCGGAACCCAACTCAGTGCGTTCTCCCAAGGGCTGAGTTTTGCTCTCGATCCCTTTCAGGTCCGCGCCTGCACGGCGCTGGAAAACGGCCATGGTGTGCTGGTCTGTGCACCCACCGGCGCGGGTAAGACCATCGTCGGAGAATTCGCGGTGCACCTGGCTCTGGCGGCCGGACGCAAGTGCTTCTACACCACCCCGATCAAGGCGCTGAGTAACCAGAAGTACAACGACCTGGTGTCGGTGTACGGACCGGAGAAGGTCGGCCTGCTCACCGGAGACTCCTCGATCAACTCCGATGCTCCGGTGGTGGTGATGACCACCGAGGTACTGCGGAACATGCTGTATGCGGATTCACCAGCACTGCATGGTCTTTCGTATGTGGTCATGGACGAGGTGCACTTCCTGGCCGACCGATTCCGCGGTGCGGTCTGGGAAGAAGTCATTCTGCACCTGCCCGAAGAGGTGGCCCTGGCCAGTCTGTCGGCCACAGTGAGCAACGCCGAAGAATTCGGCGGGTGGATCAAGACGGTCCGCGGAGACACCGCCGTCGTGGTCGACGAGACCAGGCCGGTCCCGTTGTGGCAGCACGTCATGGTCGGGCGGCGGCTCTTCGATCTCTTTGATTACGACGGCAAGAAGACCGATGTCGACCCGGAGCTCACCCGCTACATAGCCCAGCGGCGCCAGGCCGATCGCTTCGCAGACTTCGACCGCCCACGCCGCCGCGGTCCCCAAGATCGTGGCGGGCGCCCTCCCACGCTCTATCGCCCGCCGTCGCGACCCGAGGTCATCACCCGGCTCGACGAGGACGGCCTGCTTCCGGCGATTACGTTCATCTTTTCTCGTGCTGGTTGCGATGGCGCTGTGGCGCAATGCCTTCGATCCCGGTTGCGCCTCACCACCGAGGAGGACCGGCGGGAGATCGTCGCCATCATCGACCGCCGCACCGAGGGGCTGCCCGAGGCGGATCTGGATGTGCTCGGCTACTGGCAGTGGCGTGAGGGGCTGCTGCGCGGTATCGCCGCCCACCATGCGGGCATGCTGCCGGTGTTCCGGCACACCGTCGAGGAACTGTTCACCAAGGGGCTCGTGAAGGCGGTATTTGCTACCGAGACACTGGCATTGGGTATCAACATGCCCGCGCGCACGGTGGTGCTGGAACGGTTGGTGAAGTTCAACGGGGAGCAGCACGCGGCGTTGACCCCAGGGGAGTACACCCAGTTGACCGGGCGGGCGGGCCGACGCGGGATCGACGTCGAGGGACACGCAGTCGTGCTGTGGACGCCCGAGGTGGAACCCGGCGAGATCGCGGGTCTGGCCTCCACGCGTACCTTCCCGCTACGCAGCTCATTTGCGCCGTCGTACAACATGACGATCAATCTGGTGCACCGGATGGGTCCGGATCCGGCGCGCGAACTGCTGGAGCGATCCTTCGCACAGTTCCAGGCCGACCGCTCGGTGGTGGGATTGGTCCGCGGTATCGAACGCGGCAAGAAGATGCTGGACGAGATCGCCAAGGAGATTGACGGGCACGACGGTGCCGCCCTGGAATATGTCCGGTTACGTGGCAGGCTGTCCGAGCGTGAGCGGGCCGCTGCGCGCAGCTCACGGCTGGCGCGTCGTGGTGCGGCCAACGATGCCTTGGCCGCCCTCAAGCGCGGCGATGTCATCGCGATACCCCACGGCCGTCGCAACGGAGTGGCCGTGGTGCTGGAGCCGGCCCACGACGACGATGACCCGCGTCCGTTGGTGTTGACCGAACATCGTTGGGCCGGAAGGATTTCATCGGCGGACTACTCGGGAACCGCGGAACCGCTCGGATCCATCAGCCTGCCCAAGCGTGTCGAGCACCGCCAGCCCAAGGTGCGCCGTGACGTGGCGTCGGCCCTGCGATCGGCGCTGGACGAGGGCCGGGTGCGCAGGCCGCAACCCGTAAAGGGACGCAAGAACGACCCGGGTGCTGATGGTTCAGATCTTGGCGTCGAGGTCGAACGGCTGCGTCGAGAAATCCGGGAGCATCCGGTGCACCACGCTCCCAACCGCGAGGAACTGGCGCGGACGGCCGAGCGCTATCTGCGCATCGAACGCGATAACGCACAACTGCAGAAGAAGGTGTCGGCCGCGACCAACTCACTCGCGCGCACTTTTGACCGCATTCTGACGCTGCTGACCGAACGTGGATACGTCCAGGACAGCTCCGAACTCGGCAAGAAGGTGACCAAGGACGGCTTGCTGCTGGCCCGCATCTACAGCGAGAGCGATCTGCTGGTGGCCGAATGTCTGCGGCGCGGACTGTGGGCGGGGCTCAAACCCGCGGAACTGGCGGCCGTGGCATCGGCCGTGCTGTACGAGTCGCGTGGTGACGCGGTATCGGTGACGGGGGAGGCCCCCACCGCGGCACTGCGCGCGGCGCTCGCCGAAACCCACCGAGCGCTGGCCCGGTTGCGTCACGACGAACAGCGGCATCAGCTCGCGCCCACCCGCGAGGTCGATGAGGGCTTCGTCGCGGCGGTACACCGATGGGCGACCACCGGTGATCTGGCGGCATCGTTGGAGGCGGCCGGTGATACGGGCACCGCGCTACCGGCAGGCGATTTCGTGCGGTGGTGCCGGCAAGTGGTTGATCTGCTCGACCAGATCAACAAGGCAGCGCCGGATGCCGAGCTGCGCTCGGTGGCGAGGGCCGCGGTCGCCGACGTGCGGCGTGGCGTCGTTGCCGTTGATGGCACATAACGACGAGCAAACGCTAAGGTGGAGCGTCAGCACCCTCTTACACACCGGTAAGTAATAAAGTCGCGACACGGGAGGAACGATGAGCGGTCCACAGGGAACCGAACCTGGCGGACAGTGGGCGCCCCAACCTGGGCAAGGCCAAGAGCCGTGGCAGACACCGCAATCCTCAGATCCGGCACAGCAGGGTGAACCGAGTTGGCAGCAGCCCGCCTATGGTCAGGGCCAGCAGTATCCGCAGTACCAGCAGCCGGGTTTCCCGGGCGGTGGATTCGGGGATCCGAGCCAGTTCGGCCAGCAGCCCGGTCAGCAGGGGTTTGGTGAGCCGAGCCAGTTCGGCCAGCCCGGCGCCTACGGCCAGCCGGGACAGTACGGCCAGCAGGGTGGATACCCGGGCCAGTACGGACAGCAGCAGGGACAGCCGTTCCCGCAGTTCGGCGCCGGAAAGCCGCAGCGTTCCACCAAGACCATCGCGATCATCGGCGGTATCGTCGCGGCCGCGGTGATCCTGATCGTGGTGCTGGTTACCGCCTTCCTGGCCCCCGGCTGGGCCATGACCACAACCCTGGACGTCAACAAGGCGCAGGAGGGTGTGACCAAGGTTCTCACCGACGAAACCAATGGCTACGGCGCCAAGAACGTCAAGGACGTCAAGTGCAATGACGGCCAGAACCCCGAGGTGAAGAAGGGCGCCACCTTCAGCTGCGATGTCAGCATCGACGGCACCAAGCGACAGGTCACCGTGACCTTCCAGAACGACAAGGGCACCTACGAAGTCGGCCGCCCCAAGTAGATCGTTTCTCGCGAAAACGCCGAGTGTTGCCATCCGCACACTCGGCGTTTTTGCGTTCTCGACCTAAGGCTGGGGCAGCGCGTCCAATGCCTTCTGCAGGCGCGTGATCGCCGACCCGATCCCCAGCTCGGCACCCAGTTCGG contains:
- a CDS encoding DUF4333 domain-containing protein codes for the protein MSGPQGTEPGGQWAPQPGQGQEPWQTPQSSDPAQQGEPSWQQPAYGQGQQYPQYQQPGFPGGGFGDPSQFGQQPGQQGFGEPSQFGQPGAYGQPGQYGQQGGYPGQYGQQQGQPFPQFGAGKPQRSTKTIAIIGGIVAAAVILIVVLVTAFLAPGWAMTTTLDVNKAQEGVTKVLTDETNGYGAKNVKDVKCNDGQNPEVKKGATFSCDVSIDGTKRQVTVTFQNDKGTYEVGRPK
- a CDS encoding DEAD/DEAH box helicase — its product is MTSIGTQLSAFSQGLSFALDPFQVRACTALENGHGVLVCAPTGAGKTIVGEFAVHLALAAGRKCFYTTPIKALSNQKYNDLVSVYGPEKVGLLTGDSSINSDAPVVVMTTEVLRNMLYADSPALHGLSYVVMDEVHFLADRFRGAVWEEVILHLPEEVALASLSATVSNAEEFGGWIKTVRGDTAVVVDETRPVPLWQHVMVGRRLFDLFDYDGKKTDVDPELTRYIAQRRQADRFADFDRPRRRGPQDRGGRPPTLYRPPSRPEVITRLDEDGLLPAITFIFSRAGCDGAVAQCLRSRLRLTTEEDRREIVAIIDRRTEGLPEADLDVLGYWQWREGLLRGIAAHHAGMLPVFRHTVEELFTKGLVKAVFATETLALGINMPARTVVLERLVKFNGEQHAALTPGEYTQLTGRAGRRGIDVEGHAVVLWTPEVEPGEIAGLASTRTFPLRSSFAPSYNMTINLVHRMGPDPARELLERSFAQFQADRSVVGLVRGIERGKKMLDEIAKEIDGHDGAALEYVRLRGRLSERERAAARSSRLARRGAANDALAALKRGDVIAIPHGRRNGVAVVLEPAHDDDDPRPLVLTEHRWAGRISSADYSGTAEPLGSISLPKRVEHRQPKVRRDVASALRSALDEGRVRRPQPVKGRKNDPGADGSDLGVEVERLRREIREHPVHHAPNREELARTAERYLRIERDNAQLQKKVSAATNSLARTFDRILTLLTERGYVQDSSELGKKVTKDGLLLARIYSESDLLVAECLRRGLWAGLKPAELAAVASAVLYESRGDAVSVTGEAPTAALRAALAETHRALARLRHDEQRHQLAPTREVDEGFVAAVHRWATTGDLAASLEAAGDTGTALPAGDFVRWCRQVVDLLDQINKAAPDAELRSVARAAVADVRRGVVAVDGT